Proteins from a genomic interval of Plasmodium reichenowi strain SY57 chromosome 11, whole genome shotgun sequence:
- a CDS encoding hypothetical protein (conserved Plasmodium protein, unknown function) — MFFSNNIKEINNNGLIFTTVERINIKELLKIAEENEVRKNKKDTIIDYISYLNNKKCLIKLRKLLKSHLINSQIVITNFCDRSNELFNSKYIFENVINNKRSYFIKNLYLSSLFSSDYITYIIKKYDQVMVSYNCKYDNKIYINNNILYLCINDLTKLRLINHKNVYKDKYMLNHIVSIDICNDKENKDTITYNKINHTNKCVNKNITNECMNINLINKTSIPNENHGNSNNKEKIGGKLREIYENFFTNLYTYPVDLLCIYNNCDENFIRILKSILVNNKSINVQIYPLYMKYHEYSYKLCGALFSKFSKFSKDSEKEEGKIGTHFIYNMSVDAKNNATINNNYNNNNNKGPYSFMKSQYNNIMQNEINMNQVADIYNDIFSNSSINQHNNNEIIQKCYNVKDNYTNQCLNKFNHELNENHNIYYSSHFYNDKNINNPYVYISKNEMDDKFFYELNMEYIEKEILEKYSCDDHKIKKNENINIKINNNHDVSSFLCNSKNHTNVINLHDIYNNNSNNNNDDKIKKKKKKIHKFNDKKFYVNYNSSSSSDISISLTQNGDYKIINTPKEKKKKKNLKNDHISNEKKKKDEYEYETYKNKKVESVLKFLQNYKNSYYVNNQHLLKKECLHDIIDNMKNMKDFYIKQDHSDNEDAKYNNFILYFMEYIGRILLDIKLCCKQNTNMLVKKKKKFYQIQKIIFNNGLIDMKNVQNLSNFLIHTLIKKENNNDSKLHYVLTIYGQDNNFINYDRYLQEGSNQTCIHICFFSSKGDVYIMILDTQNRIL, encoded by the coding sequence ATGTTTTTTAgcaataatataaaagaaattaataaCAATGGCTTAATTTTTACAACAGTagaaagaataaatattaagGAGCTTTTAAAGATAGCTGAAGAAAATGAagtaagaaaaaataaaaaggatacCATAATAgattatatatcttatttaaataataaaaaatgtttgATAAAATTAAGAAAGTTATTAAAGAgtcatttaataaatagCCAAATAGTAATAACAAATTTTTGTGATAGATCtaatgaattatttaatagtaaatatatatttgaaaatgttataaataataaaagatcatattttataaaaaatttatatttatccaGCTTATTTAGTAGTgattatattacatatattattaagaaATATGATCAAGTTATGGTATCTTATAATTgtaaatatgataataaaatatatataaataataatatccTCTATTTATGTATTAACGATTTAACAAAATTAAGATTAATTAATCACAAAAATGTATACAAAGACAAATATATGTTGAATCATATAGTATCCATAGATATATGTaatgataaagaaaataagGATACCATAacatataacaaaataaatcatacaaataaatgcgttaataaaaatattacaaatgaatgtatgaatataaatttaataaataaaacatcCATACCAAATGAAAATCACggtaatagtaataataaagaaaaaattgGCGGGAAATTAAGAGAaatttatgaaaatttttttacGAATTTGTATACATATCCAGTAgatttattatgtatatacaataattgtgatgaaaattttattaggatattaaaaagtataCTAGTCAATAATAAATCTATAAATGTTCAAATATATCCActatatatgaaatatcatgaatattcatataaattatgtgGGGCTCtattttcaaaattttcaaaattttCAAAAGATTCAGAAAAAGAAGAGGGGAAAATAGGCAcacattttatttacaaCATGTCGGTTGATGCAAAAAATAATGCtactattaataataattacaataataataataataagggTCCATATTCTTTTATGAAAAGtcaatataataatataatgcaaaatgaaataaatatgaacCAAGTTGctgatatatataatgatattttttctaaCTCTTCTATAAATCAAcacaataataatgaaattatacaaaaatgttataacgtaaaagataattatacaaatcaatgtttaaataaatttaatcacgaattaaatgaaaatcataatatatattattcatcTCATTTTTAcaatgataaaaatattaataacccttatgtatatataagtaaAAATGAGATGGACgataaatttttttatgaactgaatatggaatatatagaaaagGAGATTCttgaaaaatattcttgtgatgatcataaaataaagaaaaatgaaaatataaatattaaaataaataataatcatgatgtatcatcatttttatgtaaCTCTAAAAATCATACAAATGTCATAAACTTACATgatatatacaataataattctaataataataatgatgataaaataaaaaaaaaaaaaaaaaaaatacacaaatttaatgataaaaaattttacGTGAATTATAATTCATCTTCAAGTAGTGATATAAGTATATCATTAACTCAAAATGGagattataaaattattaatacaccaaaggaaaaaaaaaaaaaaaaaaacttaaaaaatgatcatatttcaaatgaaaaaaaaaagaaagacgaatatgaatatgaaacatataaaaataaaaaagttgAAAGTGTTCTTAAATTCTTACAGAATTATAAAAACTCGTACTATGTAAATAATCAgcatttattaaaaaaagaatgtCTCCATGATATTATagataatatgaaaaatatgaaagaTTTTTACATTAAACAAGATCATTCTGATAACGAAGATGccaaatataataattttattctttattttatggAATATATAGGTAGAATTCTTTTAGATATTAAATTATGTTGTAAGcaaaatacaaatatgttagttaaaaaaaaaaaaaaattttatcaaatccaaaaaattatttttaataatggTCTCATAGATATGAAAAATGTTCAAAATTTAagtaattttttaattcatacattaattaaaaaagaaaacaatAATGATAGTAAATTACATTATGTTTTAACTATATATGGACaggataataattttattaattatgaTAGATACTTACAAGAAGGATCTAATCAAACGTGCATTCACATTTGTTTCTTTTCTTCTAAAGGAgatgtttatataatgattttAGATACACAAAATAggatattataa
- a CDS encoding peptidyl-prolyl cis-trans isomerase, putative — translation MGVKTSEDLYNFVKDSIKIKEELDNQKKLKKSERKICELKNKPSKYELDYSKFEECLNDIENEEKEERHREEHKHDFINNKNPCSHDHSKERQLYEKSTKEKINASNLFNEEGKKAFYEKNYKLACVYFRKGLIQLDYSFPDTNEEENEQRKLEINLHLNMALTKFHMSMFYECISECSTVLNIDKDNIKAYYRKGQAYMSLDLYDDAKREFLKVLEINPNDNNTKKSLIVLRQKIIIYNKKKKLLCAKFFSSNEKDTGINEKEEYINDKSSVEKNELNMMNRNINKNNIINNNNTIDNNKNHIHINKNENNFFIYISNIFKKCSNFFVLNKMFLYIYISFSLFFCIVLLHFYYL, via the exons ATGGGTGTGAAAACATCAGAAGATCTATACAACTTTGTAAAAGAtagtataaaaataaaagaagaattaGATAATCAGAAGAAACTTAAAAAATCAGAGAGAAAAATATGTGAGTTGAAGAATAAACCATCAAAATATGAACTAGATTATAGTAAGTTTGAAGAATGTTTAAATGATATTGAgaatgaagaaaaagaagaaagaCATAGAGAAGAACATAAACatgattttataaataataaaaaccCATGTTCTCATGACCATTCAAAAGAAAGAcaattatatgaaaaatcaacaaaagaaaaaattaatgcttcaaatttatttaatgaagaaggaaaaaaagccttttatgaaaaaaattataaacTTGCTTGTGTTTATTTTCGTAAAGGATTAATACAATTAGATTATAGTTTTCCAGATACAAATGAGGAAGAAAATGAACAAAGAAAACTAGAAATTAATTTACATCTAAATATGGCTCTAACCAAATTTCACATGTCAATGTTTTATGAATGTATAAGTGAATGCTCAACg gttttaaatatagataaagATAACATAAAAGCATATTACAGGAAGGGGCAAGCTTATATGAGCCTCGATTTATATGACGATGCAAAAAGAGAATTCTTGAAAGTACTAGAAATAAATCcaaatgataataatacaaaaaagtCGCTAATTGTTTTAAgacaaaaaattataatttacaataaaaaaaaaaaattactGTGTGctaaatttttttcatctaACGAAAAGGATACAGgtataaatgaaaaagaagaatatataaatgacAAATCATCTGtggaaaaaaatgaacTTAATATGATGAATcgaaatataaataaaaataatataataaataataataatacgatagataataataaaaatcatatacatataaataaaaatgaaaataatttttttatatatatttcaaacatttttaaaaaatgttcaaatttttttgtactCAATAAAATGTTcctatatatttatatttctttttcattattcTTTTGCATCgttcttcttcatttttattatttataa
- a CDS encoding hypothetical protein (conserved Plasmodium protein, unknown function), with product MCYYETHRIPTEKGYVNVYFEKQRRLYCLVHTTNNILQAHVYTFNDFKECEYRIDSLNILENEGNENHHQTNNNHSDSTNNEGKNNIESSNTNIFSYIKRGMYSFGNFNISVLYFLMNKHNMELQWVDNKEICQKLKDHKNSPILFNDEQLNDKTLIAFIINIVKLKFFDIYHHRHFYTIRKISDSWFKLDSSLNKPILLPTNKDVNNHLINIVKNNKIQKSDNYIIQVFQKVKDN from the exons atgTGCTACTATGAAACACATAGAATACCTACAGAAAAGGGATATGTAAATGTTTACTTTGAAAAACAGAGGAGGCTATATTGCCTAGTTCATACGACAAACAATATATTGCAAGCTCatgtatatacatttaatgATTTTAAGGAATGTGAATATAGAATAGATTCCCTTAATATTTTAGAGAATGAAGGAAATGAAAATCATCATCAAACAAATAACAACCATTCAGATAGTACTAATAATGagggaaaaaataatatagaaagtagtaatacaaatattttttcttatattaaaagaGGTATGTATTCCTTTGGGAATTTTAATATAAGTgttttgtattttttaatgaacAAACATAATATGGAATTACAATGGGttgataataaagaaatatgtCAAAAGTTAAAAGATCATAAAAACTCTcctatattatttaatgaCGAACAACTGAATGATAAAACATTAATAGCAttcattataaatattgtaaaattaaaattttttgaCATATATCATCATAGACATTTTTATACCATACGAAAAATATCAG ATTCATGGTTTAAGCTTGATTCATCTCTAAATAAACCTATTTTACTTCCTACTAACAAAGAT GTTAATAATCATTTGATAAATATtgttaaaaataacaaaattcaaaaatctgataattatattattcagGTTTTTCAAAAAGTTAAGgataattaa
- a CDS encoding hypothetical protein (conserved Plasmodium protein, unknown function), with product MSDKSRRSFLFGITVILVFCSFAAVDANRYMWIFISICAFMLLLVDLLFFGVDKFNYDPFYSNWEKKNIQDS from the exons atgAGTGATAAATCCAGAAGAT cCTTTCTTTTTGGAATTACTGTTATTCTGgtattttgttcatttgCAGCAGTAGACGCTAATAGATATATGTg GATATTTATAAGCATATGTGCGTTCATGTTATTATTGGTGGACTTACTTTTTTTTGGTGTAGATAAATTTAACTATGATCCATTTTATTc taattgggaaaaaaaaaatatccaGGACTCTTAA